AATTCTGTTTCACAGCAGAGAGCCCGCGCTATCGAAACCCGTTGTTGTTGTCCACCGCTTAACGTCAATACTTTTTGGCGTGCCATGTCTTCTGTGATGCCTACTTTTTCCAGCATACTCAGTGCAAAGGCTTTTTTGTCTGGTTGATTGACATGGGTGATTTCCATTGCAGTGGTGACATTTTGTAGTGCGGTCATATAGGTCAACAGATTATAACTTTGGAACACAATTGATACATATTTATTTCTAAACTGTTGTAAGCCAATACTTTTGAGTGAGCTACCTTTATAGAAAATATCCCCTTCTTTTTGCGTATCAAGCCCTCCTGCAAGGGATAAGAAAGTTGTTTTTCCTGAGCCAGAACTGCCGACTACTGTATAAAAAACACCCGCTTCAAAATCATAATTGATGTCACTTAAAATGGATTCTTCTTTCGTTTTATACCAATAAGAAATATTTTCAAATGTTAATACTTTGGTCATATCGTCACCTACTCCTGTTTAGTCAGAATTGTTTTTGGATTCATACGAAGAACGAGTGCAGCTGGTAAAAGGACTGAGATAAAGGCAATTCCGATACCAATTCCGCCCATTTTCAGCATATCTTCTAATGTTACTTGAATATCTAGCTCTTTGATTTGTTCGGTGTTTTTCGTCAAGTTGCTCACGCTCTGACCAAATCCACCCGGACCGCCGCCTTGTCCACTACCACCTGGACCACGGTTTTCTGTCGTCGTTGTTGTTTCAGTAGTAGATGAATTTTGTTGCGCCAATAATTGATTGCCTGCTAATTGTGCTACATAATGACTACTTGCAGCAGCTAGGCCAAAGGAAACAAGTGCTACAATCAAAATTTCCACAAAGAATTGCGCAATCAATTTGCCACGTTTTTCACCAATTGCTAAAAGTACACCCATTTCATACTTACGGTCACGCACTTGCATCATCACGAGTAGGCCCAAGATTAGTGCTCCGGCAATACTCACAATATAAACCACATTTTTAGAGAAAGATGCTACGCTGTTAATCGGCCCAATCATTTGTTGGTAAAGCGTATCATTGGCATCTAGTTTAAATGTATCCCAATCAATGCTGTCAACTTTTTTCGCTTCTTTTTCAAAAGCAGAAATGTTAGCTGCGTCATCCATCGTATAAACAGCCGAATCTACTGTATTTTTATAATCAGAGCCTTTAATTGTATTGGCTACTGTGTAAGGAACATATACTTTGTTGTAAGGATTTAGGAAGGAGAAGTTTTGTGCCATATCACTTCCAGAATCAGTTGTTTTATAGATTCCAACGATTTTTAACGTTACTTTTGTATTACCATCACTGGAAGTAACCGTGAAAGAATCGCCTACTTTCCAATCATTTTCTTTAGCTAAATTCTCTTCTACCATGGCTACATTTTTGTCTTTGTCAGCGGAAGTAATTGCTACACCACTTGTTAGTTCGCTTGTTCCTGCTTCAAAATCAGTGCTTGTAGCAGAATCAAGTAAACCGCTAATGCTTAAATCGGCATCAACCATTTGCGGTCCACCTTGGCCGCCTCCTGGTCCTTGTGTTTCAGTTGTTGTGGATGTTTCATCACTGGAAGAAGATGTATCACCAGAAGACTCAATTGGATCAAATCCGGATGCTAAAGCTTGTGTACTAGAATAATAATTATAACTTGCTACATGATTTAATTTCGCTAATTCATTAGCATCACTAACATCTATCGGACTGCTCTCAAATTGCGGCTTGGATTCTGTGGAACTGCTGTCACTACTTGCAGCCTCGTCTCGCATTGCCTGCATTTGTTTTTCTCGGTCAACAGTCAGTGTTACCGTTCCGCCAAGTTGTTCTCTTGCCAACTCGCTTGCTTTATCTGCGGCAGATTGAATGGTAAAGCCTGATAAAATAAGTACACAGACGACTGTGAAAATAATTAATTGTAAAACAGATCTTCCTTTTCTCGCTTTCATGCTGAGCCATGCTCTCTTAAAAAAATTCATGTGTTTTCCTCCATTCGGTTTCTACTCCACTAAGATTACTGGGGAGTTATGAAGAAAGTATGAACAAACTATGATGCATATTTTAAACTTTCGCGAAAAAAATAATTTGGCTTGATTATTACGTCTAATTAGGCTAGTTTTAATGTAAGAGGAGTGAGTACAGAATATGAAATTACTTATGATAGAAGATAATGTAAGTGTTTGTGAAATGATAGAAATGTTCTTTATGAAAGAAGAAATTGACGCTACGTTCGTTCATGACGGCAAGCAAGGTTATGAAGCGTTTTTTAAAGATGAATATGATATTGCAATTATTGACTTAATGCTTCCTAATATGGACGGTATGACCATTTGCCGTAAAATTCGTGAAGTAAGCGATGTGCCAATTATCATTTTAACGGCTAAGGAGTCAGAATCCGATCAAGTACTTGGTCTCGAAATGGGTGCGGATGATTATGTAACTAAACCATTTAGCCCACTTACCTTAATGGCCCGAATTAAAGCAGTGACACGTCGAAAAAATAGCGCCTCTCCTGCAGAAAACAATGAAGATATTTTAGAAACGACTTATTTTAAAATTAGTAAACGAACACGCGAAATTTTTTATCAAGGAGAGCTCCTTGATGCTCTAACACCAAAAGAATTCGATTTACTCTATTTTTTAATGCAACATCCACGGCAAGTATTTTCAAGAGAGCAATTGTTAGAACAGGTTTGGGGCTATCAATTTTACGGAGATGAGCGCACCGTTGATGTTCATATTAAACGTTTACGCCAAAAAATCGCCACCGAAACAAAGCCATTTTTGCACACCGTCTGGGGTGTCGGCTACAAATTTGATGAAACGGAATGAAGCGAATGAAATTTAAATATGCTTACCAACTATTTTTTACGCAATTTATCATTTTGCTCATTGCTTGTATTATGATTGGGCTGCTTGTCTCCCACTCATTAAAAGATTATTTTTACCAAAGCCAAGTAGATGACTTAACAAGCTACGGGGAAACAATTTCTATGGATCTTCGTCACTCGCCACAAGATGCAACGGTTCAAGTGTTAAACACGTATCAGCGCACTTTAGATGTTAAAAAAATTCATTATACAATCAAAAACGCAAATGACGAAACGATTTATCCTACACAAATGGACCAGCCTCTACCTAAAGACTTTTCGATTTCTTCGGAAGATAAGAAAAAACTGGAAAGCGGCGAAACGGTTAGCAAGAAAATAGATAATCGATTCAATAGAGAAATGACGATTGTTTATGTGCCGATTATGGATGGTGATAAATTTGTCGGTTCTATCGTGCTGAATTCACCTATTAGCGGGACCGAGCAAGTAATTGGTACTATTAATCGTTACATGTTTTATACTATTTTACTTTCCATAACCGTAGCACTTATTCTTAGTGCGATATTGTCCAAACTACAAGTGAATCGAATCAACAAACTACGAGCAGCGACGAAAGATGTTATTCAAGGCAACTACAAAGCCAGACTAAAAGAAAATAACTTTGATGAAATTGGCGCGCTTGCGATTGATTTCAATAAGATGACTCAAACACTGGAAATTTCTCAAGAAGAAATTGAAAGACAAGAAAAACGGCGCCGTCAGTTTATTGCGGATGTTTCTCATGAAATGCGCACCCCACTTACAACGATTAGCGGTCTTACAGAAGGTCTAGTCAATGATATTATTCCCAAAAGTGAAACAGATCGTTGCATAGCACTCATTGATACAGAAGCGAGACGTCTAACAAAACTAGTCAATGAAAATTTGGATTATGAAAAAATTCGAAGCAACAAAATCAAACTTCATAAAACCCGGTTTAATGGGAAGGAATTCCTTGAGTTAATCAAAGAACAACTTGATTATGTAGCCAGTGAGAAAGGTAACAAAATCACTGTCGCAGTGGATAAAGATATGGCGATTTATGCAGATTATGATCGCTTAACGCAAGTATTTATCAATATCGTCAAAAACAGTGTCCAATTTACAGAAAATGGTCAGATTACTTTAACTGGCACTCAAGATTATAAAGAATCTGTTTTAACGATAACTGATACTGGAATTGGTATGAATACAGAGGAATTAGAACAAATTTGGGAAAGGTTTTATAAAGCAGATATGTCTCGGACGAATACCGCTTTTGGCGAATCTGGCATTGGTTTATCCATTGTGAAGCAGCTGATTGAATATCATGATGGAACTATTACCGTAACAAGTGAACCGAATAAAGGTACTTCTTTTACGATTCGACTTCCTTTTTTCCAAGATAACGAACAATAAAAAGAACCACTTTCTATTTATTTAGAGAGTGGTTCTTTTTCATCCTGCCATAAATTGTTCTGGCGTAATCCCTTCCATTCCAATCATCGGATCTATTTCAGTAATATTTTCAGCAGTAA
The sequence above is drawn from the Listeria monocytogenes genome and encodes:
- the pieR gene encoding two component system response regulator PieR, giving the protein MKLLMIEDNVSVCEMIEMFFMKEEIDATFVHDGKQGYEAFFKDEYDIAIIDLMLPNMDGMTICRKIREVSDVPIIILTAKESESDQVLGLEMGADDYVTKPFSPLTLMARIKAVTRRKNSASPAENNEDILETTYFKISKRTREIFYQGELLDALTPKEFDLLYFLMQHPRQVFSREQLLEQVWGYQFYGDERTVDVHIKRLRQKIATETKPFLHTVWGVGYKFDETE
- a CDS encoding ABC transporter permease, whose translation is MNFFKRAWLSMKARKGRSVLQLIIFTVVCVLILSGFTIQSAADKASELAREQLGGTVTLTVDREKQMQAMRDEAASSDSSSTESKPQFESSPIDVSDANELAKLNHVASYNYYSSTQALASGFDPIESSGDTSSSSDETSTTTETQGPGGGQGGPQMVDADLSISGLLDSATSTDFEAGTSELTSGVAITSADKDKNVAMVEENLAKENDWKVGDSFTVTSSDGNTKVTLKIVGIYKTTDSGSDMAQNFSFLNPYNKVYVPYTVANTIKGSDYKNTVDSAVYTMDDAANISAFEKEAKKVDSIDWDTFKLDANDTLYQQMIGPINSVASFSKNVVYIVSIAGALILGLLVMMQVRDRKYEMGVLLAIGEKRGKLIAQFFVEILIVALVSFGLAAASSHYVAQLAGNQLLAQQNSSTTETTTTTENRGPGGSGQGGGPGGFGQSVSNLTKNTEQIKELDIQVTLEDMLKMGGIGIGIAFISVLLPAALVLRMNPKTILTKQE
- a CDS encoding ABC transporter ATP-binding protein; translated protein: MTKVLTFENISYWYKTKEESILSDINYDFEAGVFYTVVGSSGSGKTTFLSLAGGLDTQKEGDIFYKGSSLKSIGLQQFRNKYVSIVFQSYNLLTYMTALQNVTTAMEITHVNQPDKKAFALSMLEKVGITEDMARQKVLTLSGGQQQRVSIARALCCETELIVADEPTGNLDERTSKEVVTLFQDLAHKEGKCVIMVTHDPEIAKVSDVKLTLKNGSFVEKKQSTNSLINS
- the pieS gene encoding two component system sensor histidine kinase PieS, translating into MKRMKFKYAYQLFFTQFIILLIACIMIGLLVSHSLKDYFYQSQVDDLTSYGETISMDLRHSPQDATVQVLNTYQRTLDVKKIHYTIKNANDETIYPTQMDQPLPKDFSISSEDKKKLESGETVSKKIDNRFNREMTIVYVPIMDGDKFVGSIVLNSPISGTEQVIGTINRYMFYTILLSITVALILSAILSKLQVNRINKLRAATKDVIQGNYKARLKENNFDEIGALAIDFNKMTQTLEISQEEIERQEKRRRQFIADVSHEMRTPLTTISGLTEGLVNDIIPKSETDRCIALIDTEARRLTKLVNENLDYEKIRSNKIKLHKTRFNGKEFLELIKEQLDYVASEKGNKITVAVDKDMAIYADYDRLTQVFINIVKNSVQFTENGQITLTGTQDYKESVLTITDTGIGMNTEELEQIWERFYKADMSRTNTAFGESGIGLSIVKQLIEYHDGTITVTSEPNKGTSFTIRLPFFQDNEQ